The proteins below are encoded in one region of Bacillus alveayuensis:
- a CDS encoding stage V sporulation protein D (sporulation-specific penicillin-binding protein) (product_source=KO:K08384; cath_funfam=3.40.710.10; cog=COG0768; ko=KO:K08384; pfam=PF00905,PF03717,PF03793; smart=SM00740; superfamily=56601; tigrfam=TIGR02214; transmembrane_helix_parts=Inside_1_11,TMhelix_12_31,Outside_32_645) — protein sequence MRVSNVTVRRRLVIVLLIGFLVFLIIDVRLGYVQFIIGDRLTSLAKDLWSRNIPFEPLRGEILDRNGKKLATNVSAPTVYVVPRQIENPSEAAKKLAEVLNMSEEKAYQFLTKNAASVRINPEGRKISYEKAQEIRALGIQGIYIAEDTKRFYPYGSFLSHVLGFTGIDNQGLAGLELYYDDELKGKRGYVKFYSDAKGRRMQGEGEEYTPPIDGLNLKLTIDANIQAIIERELDQAEAKYIPDGMIAIAMNPNNGEILGMASRPNFHPSEYQHVDPKVYNRNLPIWSTYEPGSTFKIITLAAALEEKKVDLDQEHFHDPGFARVAGATLRCWKKGGHGDQTFLEVVQNSCNPGFVELGERLGTSTLFNYIKKFGFGEKTGIDLQGEGKGILFSEDRVGPVELATTAFGQGVSVTPIQQVAAVSAAINGGVLYTPYIAKEWIDPSTGKVVHKTTPKAKRRVISEETSKEIRYALESVVAKGTGKGAFVDGYRVGGKTGTAQKAVNGAYLQNNHIVSFIGFAPADDPKIVVYIAVDNPKGTLQFGGLVAAPIVGKVIGDSLREMDVKPRKEQMEKEYTWSDTKLVEVPNLIGLTKQEIANQLLNFKLDVNGEGKNVVDQSPSPGKKVKEGSTIRVYFNNSEKHEHE from the coding sequence ATGAGGGTGTCAAACGTAACGGTACGAAGACGTCTCGTTATTGTGTTATTGATCGGTTTTCTCGTTTTTTTGATCATCGATGTTCGTCTCGGCTATGTTCAGTTTATTATAGGGGATCGCTTAACATCATTAGCGAAAGATTTATGGAGTCGAAACATTCCGTTTGAACCGCTGCGCGGGGAAATATTAGATCGGAATGGAAAAAAACTAGCAACAAACGTTAGCGCTCCAACCGTATATGTTGTACCTAGGCAAATTGAAAATCCATCTGAAGCAGCAAAAAAATTAGCGGAAGTTTTAAATATGTCTGAAGAAAAAGCGTACCAATTTCTCACCAAAAATGCAGCAAGTGTTCGTATCAATCCAGAGGGTCGAAAGATTTCCTACGAAAAAGCTCAGGAAATTCGTGCATTAGGTATACAAGGAATTTATATCGCGGAAGATACGAAGCGATTTTACCCGTATGGAAGCTTTTTGTCACACGTATTGGGTTTTACGGGTATTGATAACCAAGGATTAGCAGGGCTTGAACTGTATTATGATGATGAATTAAAGGGGAAGCGTGGATATGTCAAGTTTTATTCTGATGCAAAAGGAAGGCGAATGCAAGGTGAAGGAGAAGAATATACACCGCCCATTGACGGATTAAATTTAAAGTTAACGATCGACGCGAATATACAAGCAATTATAGAGCGGGAATTAGATCAAGCTGAAGCAAAATATATTCCAGATGGGATGATTGCAATTGCAATGAATCCGAATAATGGGGAAATATTAGGAATGGCATCTCGCCCTAACTTTCATCCATCAGAATATCAACATGTTGATCCGAAAGTTTATAACCGCAACTTGCCGATCTGGAGCACCTATGAACCAGGATCGACCTTTAAAATTATTACGTTAGCAGCAGCATTAGAAGAGAAAAAAGTTGATTTAGATCAAGAGCATTTTCACGACCCCGGCTTTGCAAGGGTGGCTGGAGCGACTTTAAGGTGCTGGAAAAAAGGAGGTCATGGAGATCAAACGTTTTTAGAGGTCGTCCAAAACTCCTGTAACCCTGGCTTTGTCGAATTGGGAGAAAGATTAGGAACATCGACCCTTTTTAACTATATTAAAAAATTTGGTTTTGGCGAAAAAACAGGAATCGATTTACAAGGGGAAGGAAAAGGTATATTATTTTCTGAGGATAGAGTAGGACCAGTTGAATTAGCGACTACGGCTTTTGGCCAAGGTGTATCGGTTACACCTATTCAACAAGTTGCTGCTGTATCTGCGGCAATTAATGGCGGCGTGTTATATACACCATATATTGCAAAAGAATGGATCGACCCAAGTACAGGAAAAGTCGTTCATAAAACAACTCCGAAAGCGAAAAGACGTGTCATTTCAGAAGAAACATCGAAAGAAATTCGTTATGCTCTTGAAAGTGTTGTTGCAAAAGGAACAGGAAAAGGTGCTTTTGTGGATGGCTATCGCGTCGGGGGGAAAACAGGTACAGCGCAAAAAGCTGTCAATGGAGCTTATCTACAAAACAATCATATTGTTTCCTTTATTGGCTTTGCCCCCGCCGATGATCCGAAGATTGTCGTCTATATTGCAGTAGATAATCCAAAGGGAACTCTTCAATTTGGGGGATTGGTCGCAGCGCCAATTGTAGGAAAGGTCATTGGTGATAGTTTGCGTGAAATGGATGTTAAACCTCGAAAAGAACAAATGGAAAAGGAATATACATGGTCGGACACAAAGCTAGTAGAAGTTCCGAACCTTATAGGGTTAACAAAGCAAGAAATAGCCAATCAATTATTGAACTTCAAATTAGATGTCAATGGTGAAGGCAAAAACGTAGTCGATCAATCACCATCACCAGGAAAAAAAGTTAAAGAGGGTTCAACCATTCGAGTTTATTTTAACAATTCTGAAAAACATGAACATGAATAA
- a CDS encoding UDP-N-acetylmuramoyl-L-alanyl-D-glutamate--2,6-diaminopimelate ligase (product_source=KO:K01928; cath_funfam=3.40.1190.10,3.40.1390.10,3.90.190.20; cog=COG0769; ko=KO:K01928; pfam=PF01225,PF02875,PF08245; smart=SM00382; superfamily=53244,53623,63418; tigrfam=TIGR01085) — protein MKLKALLKYLYQYHVYGEQNPTISSIEMDSRKVTKGSLFVCIKGYTVDGHDFALEAINRGAAAILAERKVHVKDDIPVIIVKNTKRAMAILADAFYGQPTHKLHLIGVTGTNGKTTTTHMIEKILKEAGKNTGLIGTMYIKIKEKQYDVKNTTPESLTLQSMFKKMIDENVTNAVMEVSSHALHMGRVHGCDFDVAVFTNLSQDHLDYHHTMDEYRNAKGLLFAQLGNAYHHEKPKFAILNGDDLASKYYEHMTSAHIITYGIDAECDIMAKNIKMSATGTMFTLVTPDGTYPVQMKLVGKFNVYNVLAAISATLVSGISIETILKAVQSLEGVRGRFELVNEGQNFTVIIDYAHTPDSLENVLKTVKQFVDHKIFVVIGCGGDRDPSKRPKMAQVAVKYADVPIFTSDNPRSEDPLAILKDMESGVEGEYFHSIVNREQAIYFAIANAKKGDCIVIAGKGHETYQQIGSETFEFDDKKVAVHAIRELRSKHGKNQEGK, from the coding sequence ATGAAGCTGAAAGCTTTACTAAAATATTTATATCAATATCATGTATATGGTGAACAAAATCCTACGATTTCATCCATCGAAATGGATTCACGAAAGGTTACAAAAGGTAGTCTTTTTGTTTGTATTAAAGGATATACCGTTGACGGACATGATTTTGCCCTTGAAGCAATAAATAGAGGGGCAGCGGCGATATTAGCAGAACGAAAAGTCCATGTAAAAGATGATATCCCTGTCATTATCGTTAAAAATACAAAAAGAGCGATGGCGATTTTAGCTGATGCTTTTTACGGTCAGCCAACCCATAAGCTTCATTTAATTGGTGTGACAGGGACAAATGGGAAAACAACAACAACCCATATGATTGAAAAAATTTTAAAAGAGGCTGGTAAAAATACAGGATTGATCGGCACCATGTACATAAAAATAAAAGAAAAACAATATGATGTTAAAAACACGACGCCTGAAAGTTTAACTTTGCAATCGATGTTTAAAAAAATGATTGATGAAAATGTTACAAATGCAGTGATGGAAGTATCATCACATGCTTTACATATGGGACGTGTTCATGGCTGTGACTTTGATGTAGCAGTATTTACTAACTTAAGCCAAGATCATTTAGACTACCATCATACGATGGATGAGTATCGCAATGCGAAAGGTCTTTTATTTGCACAGCTTGGGAATGCCTATCATCATGAAAAACCGAAGTTCGCGATTTTAAATGGTGACGATTTAGCCTCCAAGTATTATGAACATATGACAAGTGCGCATATTATCACGTATGGTATTGATGCTGAATGTGACATCATGGCGAAAAATATTAAGATGAGTGCAACGGGCACAATGTTTACACTCGTTACTCCTGATGGGACGTACCCAGTACAAATGAAGCTCGTTGGTAAGTTTAATGTATATAATGTTCTTGCTGCGATTAGTGCGACACTTGTTTCAGGTATTTCAATTGAAACGATTTTAAAAGCTGTTCAATCGCTAGAAGGGGTGCGGGGAAGATTTGAACTCGTGAATGAAGGGCAAAATTTTACTGTTATTATTGATTATGCCCATACACCCGACAGCTTAGAAAATGTATTAAAAACAGTAAAACAGTTTGTCGATCATAAGATTTTTGTCGTGATTGGATGTGGTGGAGATCGCGATCCATCAAAACGTCCAAAAATGGCCCAAGTAGCTGTCAAATATGCTGATGTCCCTATTTTTACTTCGGATAATCCACGTAGTGAAGATCCGCTTGCTATTTTAAAAGATATGGAATCTGGAGTAGAAGGTGAATACTTTCACTCTATTGTCAATCGCGAGCAAGCCATTTATTTTGCGATAGCGAATGCCAAAAAAGGTGATTGTATTGTGATTGCCGGAAAAGGGCATGAAACGTACCAGCAAATTGGTAGCGAAACGTTTGAATTTGACGATAAAAAAGTGGCCGTACACGCTATACGAGAACTGCGTTCGAAGCATGGAAAAAATCAGGAAGGTAAGTGA
- a CDS encoding hypothetical protein (product_source=Hypo-rule applied): MKLDWFDMTAYKVKIVICVQKRTQKSVKGGGFDA, from the coding sequence ATGAAATTGGATTGGTTTGATATGACAGCATATAAGGTAAAAATAGTAATATGTGTCCAAAAGCGTACACAAAAATCGGTGAAAGGAGGAGGCTTTGATGCTTGA
- a CDS encoding phospho-N-acetylmuramoyl-pentapeptide-transferase (product_source=KO:K01000; cog=COG0472; ko=KO:K01000; pfam=PF00953,PF10555; tigrfam=TIGR00445; transmembrane_helix_parts=Inside_1_4,TMhelix_5_27,Outside_28_52,TMhelix_53_75,Inside_76_81,TMhelix_82_101,Outside_102_115,TMhelix_116_138,Inside_139_150,TMhelix_151_173,Outside_174_177,TMhelix_178_196,Inside_197_202,TMhelix_203_222,Outside_223_226,TMhelix_227_246,Inside_247_252,TMhelix_253_275,Outside_276_300,TMhelix_301_323,Inside_324_324), translated as MLEQVILLTILMSFLITVLLSPIMIPFLRRLKFGQSIRIEGPKSHLKKSGTPTMGGVMIIVSIIVTTMIMTNKFAEPSVEMYLLLFVTIGYGLLGFLDDFIKVVMKRNLGLTSKQKLIGQMMIAVIFYFVFNEYGFSTNIRFPGTEFSIDLGWLYVLFMIFMLVGGSNAVNLTDGLDGLLSGTAALAFGAYAVLAWNQGQYDVSIFSVAVVGAVLGFLVFNAHPAKVFMGDTGSLALGGAIVTVAILTKLEILLVLIGGVFVIETLSVIIQVISFKTTGKRVFKMSPLHHHYELIGWSEWRVVVTFWVMGLLFAILGIYIEVWL; from the coding sequence ATGCTTGAGCAAGTCATTTTGCTTACTATATTGATGAGCTTTTTAATTACTGTATTACTTTCACCGATCATGATTCCATTTTTAAGACGACTAAAGTTTGGTCAAAGCATTCGCATAGAGGGGCCGAAATCACATCTGAAAAAATCAGGCACACCAACAATGGGCGGTGTTATGATCATTGTTTCGATCATTGTGACAACGATGATCATGACTAATAAATTTGCTGAGCCGAGTGTGGAAATGTATTTACTGTTATTCGTTACAATTGGCTACGGTTTGCTCGGGTTTTTAGATGATTTTATAAAAGTTGTGATGAAGCGAAATTTAGGGTTGACATCCAAGCAAAAATTAATAGGTCAAATGATGATCGCTGTTATTTTTTATTTCGTTTTTAACGAATATGGATTTTCGACAAATATTCGCTTTCCAGGTACGGAGTTTTCAATCGATTTAGGTTGGCTTTATGTATTGTTCATGATTTTTATGCTTGTCGGAGGATCGAATGCGGTAAATTTAACGGATGGTCTAGATGGACTTTTATCTGGTACTGCAGCCTTAGCATTTGGTGCTTATGCGGTATTAGCTTGGAATCAAGGGCAATATGATGTCTCCATTTTTTCAGTTGCCGTTGTAGGGGCAGTGCTTGGATTTTTAGTGTTTAATGCACATCCCGCTAAAGTATTTATGGGGGATACAGGTTCACTTGCCTTAGGAGGGGCAATTGTTACCGTTGCGATTTTAACGAAGCTTGAAATTTTACTAGTCCTGATTGGCGGTGTATTTGTCATTGAAACACTTTCGGTTATTATTCAAGTAATTTCTTTTAAAACAACGGGAAAAAGAGTATTTAAAATGAGTCCTCTCCATCATCACTATGAATTAATCGGATGGTCGGAATGGCGAGTTGTCGTAACTTTTTGGGTGATGGGACTATTATTTGCTATATTAGGAATCTATATTGAGGTGTGGTTGTAA
- a CDS encoding UDP-N-acetylmuramoylalanine--D-glutamate ligase (product_source=KO:K01925; cath_funfam=3.40.1190.10,3.40.50.720,3.90.190.20; cog=COG0771; ko=KO:K01925; pfam=PF02875,PF08245; superfamily=51984,53244,53623; tigrfam=TIGR01087) has product MKSVKEFNGRNVLVLGLAKSGLAAAKLLHQLEANVIVNDIKSIEENEAVKELEQLGITVISGKHPLDLLDEYKIEMVVKNPGIPYKNPIITQALQKQLPIITEVELAYRISEADIIAITGSNGKTTTTTLIFEILKADGQMPLIAGNIGKVACEVAQKASKENIIIMELSSFQLLGTIHFNPKIALILNIFDAHLDYHGTKEKYMKAKQRIFLNQNRDDVAVVNLDDEHVIELSHISKAEKVYFSTKANLSQGAYIKDEYVWYNDEAIMPINDIVLPGKHNLENILAAVAVVKSRGVKNDAIRQVLTSFSGVRHRLQYVDTVNGRRFYNDSKATNILATSKALEAFSTPIILLAGGLDRGNEFDELKPFLRNVKALVTFGQTAPKIERVAKEAGIEKIKRVDNVEQAAFEAYEMSNEKDVILLSPACASWDQYKTFEERGDIFIDAVHKLK; this is encoded by the coding sequence TTGAAAAGCGTAAAAGAATTTAATGGGAGAAATGTTCTCGTACTAGGTTTAGCGAAAAGCGGTTTAGCAGCCGCTAAATTATTGCATCAATTGGAAGCAAATGTGATTGTTAATGACATAAAATCGATTGAAGAAAATGAAGCGGTTAAAGAGCTTGAGCAGTTAGGAATAACAGTTATTAGCGGAAAGCACCCGCTTGATCTCCTAGATGAGTATAAAATAGAAATGGTCGTCAAAAATCCTGGGATTCCATACAAAAATCCGATTATTACACAAGCCCTTCAAAAACAATTGCCCATTATAACAGAGGTTGAACTTGCCTATCGTATATCAGAAGCGGATATTATTGCCATTACTGGATCGAATGGAAAAACGACAACAACGACTTTAATTTTTGAAATTCTTAAAGCTGACGGACAAATGCCGTTGATTGCTGGAAATATAGGAAAGGTTGCCTGTGAGGTAGCCCAAAAAGCAAGTAAAGAAAATATAATCATCATGGAATTATCTTCCTTTCAACTGTTAGGAACCATTCATTTTAATCCGAAAATCGCTCTCATCTTAAATATTTTTGATGCTCATTTAGACTATCATGGAACGAAAGAAAAATATATGAAAGCGAAGCAACGGATTTTTCTGAACCAAAACCGAGATGATGTAGCCGTTGTGAATTTAGATGATGAACATGTGATTGAGCTTTCACATATTTCTAAAGCAGAAAAAGTTTATTTTTCGACAAAAGCTAACCTATCACAAGGTGCCTATATAAAAGATGAATATGTTTGGTATAACGATGAGGCTATTATGCCGATCAATGATATTGTTTTACCAGGAAAACATAATTTAGAAAATATATTAGCAGCTGTTGCCGTTGTAAAATCGAGAGGCGTTAAAAATGATGCAATACGTCAAGTTTTAACCTCGTTCTCGGGTGTAAGGCATCGCCTGCAATATGTAGATACTGTAAACGGCCGTCGTTTCTATAATGATTCGAAAGCGACAAATATTTTAGCAACGTCGAAGGCATTAGAGGCTTTCTCTACCCCTATTATTCTTTTAGCTGGCGGATTAGATCGCGGAAATGAATTTGATGAATTAAAACCTTTTTTAAGAAATGTTAAAGCGCTTGTCACTTTTGGACAAACTGCTCCGAAAATTGAACGCGTTGCAAAAGAAGCAGGAATAGAAAAAATCAAACGTGTCGATAATGTGGAACAAGCGGCTTTCGAAGCATATGAAATGTCTAACGAAAAAGATGTTATATTACTCTCCCCAGCCTGTGCGAGTTGGGATCAATATAAAACTTTTGAGGAACGAGGAGACATTTTCATAGACGCTGTGCATAAGCTTAAATAA
- a CDS encoding cell division protein FtsW (product_source=KO:K03588; cog=COG0772; ko=KO:K03588; pfam=PF01098; tigrfam=TIGR02615; transmembrane_helix_parts=Inside_1_11,TMhelix_12_34,Outside_35_48,TMhelix_49_71,Inside_72_77,TMhelix_78_97,Outside_98_111,TMhelix_112_131,Inside_132_142,TMhelix_143_160,Outside_161_163,TMhelix_164_183,Inside_184_187,TMhelix_188_210,Outside_211_267,TMhelix_268_290,Inside_291_301,TMhelix_302_324,Outside_325_338,TMhelix_339_361,Inside_362_366): protein MTTKKTTPDFILLLTTLLLLTFGLIMVYSASAIWASYKFDDSFFFAKRQLLFAGLGVLSMFFLMNVDYWTWRTWAKLLLIVCFILLVAVLIPGVGMVRNGSRSWIGVGAFSIQPSEFMKLAMIAFLAKFLSENQKKITSLKKGLVPALSLVFLAFGIIMLQPDLGTGTVMVGTCITMIFIAGARISHFIGLGLIGLAGFAALIISAPYRIKRITSFLDPWQDPLGSGFQIIQSLYAIGPGGLFGLGLGQSRQKFFYLPEPQTDFIFAILAEELGFIGGTLILLLFSLLFWRGVRVALGAPDLFGSFLALGIIAMIAIQVIINIGVVTGLMPVTGITLPFLSYGGSSLTLMLMAIGVLLNISRYARY from the coding sequence TTGACAACAAAAAAAACTACACCAGATTTTATTTTGCTTCTTACGACCCTTTTATTATTAACGTTCGGTTTAATTATGGTGTATTCCGCAAGTGCAATTTGGGCTTCTTATAAGTTTGATGATTCCTTTTTCTTTGCAAAGAGACAGCTCTTGTTTGCAGGTTTAGGTGTTTTATCGATGTTTTTTCTCATGAATGTCGATTATTGGACTTGGCGCACTTGGGCAAAGCTTTTATTAATTGTCTGTTTTATTTTATTAGTAGCGGTTCTAATACCTGGTGTCGGGATGGTTCGAAACGGTTCACGTAGCTGGATTGGTGTCGGTGCCTTTTCAATTCAGCCATCTGAATTTATGAAGCTTGCCATGATTGCTTTTTTAGCAAAGTTTTTGTCGGAAAATCAAAAAAAAATCACGTCATTAAAAAAAGGATTAGTACCAGCACTTAGTTTAGTATTTTTAGCTTTTGGTATCATTATGCTGCAGCCGGATCTTGGTACTGGGACTGTTATGGTTGGCACGTGTATTACGATGATATTTATTGCTGGTGCCAGGATCAGCCATTTTATTGGTTTAGGGTTAATTGGTCTAGCTGGTTTTGCGGCTTTAATTATTTCTGCTCCATATCGCATAAAACGAATCACATCCTTTTTAGACCCTTGGCAAGATCCGCTAGGAAGTGGATTTCAAATTATTCAGTCATTGTATGCGATCGGTCCAGGAGGATTATTTGGTCTCGGCCTTGGGCAAAGCAGGCAGAAATTTTTTTATTTGCCAGAACCGCAAACCGATTTTATTTTTGCTATACTTGCTGAGGAATTAGGGTTTATTGGAGGAACACTCATATTACTTCTGTTTAGCCTATTATTTTGGCGCGGCGTACGTGTTGCATTAGGGGCACCTGATTTATTTGGAAGCTTTTTAGCCTTAGGAATTATCGCCATGATTGCGATTCAGGTGATCATCAATATTGGGGTCGTTACAGGGTTAATGCCTGTAACTGGGATTACTTTACCATTTTTAAGCTATGGAGGTTCCTCCCTTACACTAATGTTGATGGCAATCGGCGTTTTATTAAACATAAGCCGCTATGCTAGGTATTAA
- a CDS encoding UDP-N-acetylglucosamine--N-acetylmuramyl-(pentapeptide) pyrophosphoryl-undecaprenol N-acetylglucosamine transferase (product_source=KO:K02563; cath_funfam=3.40.50.2000; cog=COG0707; ko=KO:K02563; pfam=PF03033,PF04101; superfamily=53756; tigrfam=TIGR01133) produces MMKIVVSGGGTGGHIYPALAFIKEVQKHHKKVDFLYIGTSNGLENKIVKREGIPFKEIEITGFKRSLSFDNVKTVMRFLKGVSLCKRYLKDFKADVVIGTGGYVCGPVVYAASKLRIPTIIHEQNSLPGLTNKFLAKYVDKVAICFEEAEKYFPQDKVVLTGNPRASEVVGHNPNKGKKSLNLDEKLRTVLIFGGSRGARPINDAVIGALEKFSKKSYQVIYVTGEVHYDSVMNKAKELNLKNNVIIKPFIHNMPEVLAAVDLVVSRAGATTIAEITALGLPSILIPSPYVTANHQEMNARSLSKHEAAILLLEKEISSERLLKHIDEILLNPVQLESMRKASKKFGIPDAAQRLYMEMERLVQKSNRA; encoded by the coding sequence ATGATGAAAATTGTCGTTTCAGGTGGAGGAACAGGAGGGCATATTTATCCTGCTCTGGCATTCATTAAGGAAGTTCAAAAACATCATAAAAAGGTAGATTTTCTATACATAGGAACTAGTAATGGGTTAGAAAACAAGATTGTAAAAAGGGAAGGAATTCCTTTTAAAGAAATTGAAATAACTGGATTTAAACGCAGCCTATCATTCGATAATGTGAAAACCGTTATGAGGTTTTTAAAAGGGGTTTCGTTGTGTAAACGATATTTAAAGGATTTCAAAGCCGATGTTGTCATTGGTACGGGTGGGTATGTATGCGGACCAGTTGTATATGCGGCATCAAAACTACGAATTCCAACGATCATTCATGAACAAAACAGCTTGCCTGGGTTAACGAATAAATTTTTAGCTAAATATGTAGATAAAGTGGCGATCTGTTTTGAGGAAGCAGAAAAATATTTCCCACAAGATAAAGTCGTATTAACTGGGAATCCGCGAGCTTCTGAAGTGGTTGGCCATAATCCGAATAAAGGAAAAAAATCGTTAAATTTAGATGAAAAGCTTCGTACAGTTCTTATTTTTGGTGGGAGCCGTGGGGCACGACCTATTAATGATGCAGTAATTGGTGCATTAGAAAAATTTTCAAAAAAATCGTATCAAGTGATTTATGTAACAGGAGAAGTTCATTATGATTCGGTTATGAATAAAGCTAAGGAATTGAACTTAAAAAACAATGTCATCATCAAGCCGTTTATCCATAATATGCCAGAGGTGTTAGCGGCCGTTGATTTAGTTGTATCACGTGCTGGAGCGACCACAATAGCTGAAATTACAGCATTAGGGCTGCCAAGTATATTAATTCCAAGCCCTTATGTAACGGCAAACCACCAAGAAATGAATGCCCGTTCGCTGAGCAAGCATGAAGCTGCCATTCTTTTGTTAGAAAAAGAGATCAGCAGTGAACGGCTGCTGAAGCATATAGATGAAATATTATTAAATCCTGTTCAATTAGAGAGTATGAGAAAGGCTTCTAAAAAGTTTGGTATTCCAGATGCAGCACAACGATTATATATGGAAATGGAGAGGCTCGTGCAAAAATCGAATAGAGCTTAA
- a CDS encoding UDP-N-acetylmuramate dehydrogenase (product_source=KO:K00075; cath_funfam=3.30.43.10,3.30.465.10,3.90.78.10; cog=COG0812; ko=KO:K00075; pfam=PF01565,PF02873; superfamily=56176,56194; tigrfam=TIGR00179) yields MKEVLDQLRMADVGKVLENEPLANHTTMKVGGPADIFVEPKDIESLKKTMEIVKQNRMKWRVIGRGSNLLVMDEGIRGVVIKLGKGIDHLEVNGEQIRVGGGYSLITLATAMSRKGLSGLEFAGGIPGSVGGAVFMNAGAHGSDISNILVKAHILFEDGTMEWLTNEEMEFSYRTSILQQKRPGLCVEAIFQLKALDRQTVVETMQKNKDYRKETQPWNYPCAGSIFRNPLPHYAGQLIEKAGLKGYQIGGAKVSEMHGNFIVNTGNAKAEDVIHLIHYIKKTIYEKFQVQLETEVEIVGNHL; encoded by the coding sequence ATGAAAGAAGTATTGGATCAACTTAGAATGGCTGATGTTGGGAAAGTACTTGAGAATGAACCATTGGCCAATCATACAACGATGAAAGTTGGCGGTCCAGCCGACATATTTGTAGAACCAAAAGATATTGAAAGCTTAAAGAAAACGATGGAAATTGTTAAACAAAATCGTATGAAATGGCGTGTCATTGGTCGCGGCTCCAATTTATTAGTTATGGATGAAGGGATAAGAGGAGTTGTTATAAAGCTTGGAAAAGGGATCGATCACCTTGAAGTAAATGGAGAGCAAATTAGAGTAGGTGGCGGTTATTCCCTCATAACACTTGCAACTGCCATGAGTCGAAAGGGGTTATCTGGATTAGAATTTGCAGGTGGTATTCCTGGTTCTGTTGGCGGGGCTGTGTTCATGAATGCAGGTGCGCACGGTTCTGATATTTCCAACATATTAGTAAAAGCCCATATTTTATTTGAGGATGGCACAATGGAATGGCTCACAAATGAAGAGATGGAATTTTCTTATCGAACATCAATTTTACAGCAAAAGCGGCCAGGATTATGTGTGGAAGCAATTTTTCAATTAAAAGCTTTAGATCGCCAAACAGTTGTAGAAACAATGCAAAAAAATAAAGATTATCGCAAAGAAACACAGCCATGGAATTATCCTTGTGCAGGAAGTATTTTTCGAAACCCGCTTCCTCATTATGCTGGACAATTAATTGAGAAAGCTGGTTTAAAAGGCTACCAAATAGGCGGCGCTAAAGTTTCGGAAATGCACGGTAATTTCATTGTCAACACCGGAAATGCAAAAGCAGAGGATGTCATCCATTTAATTCATTATATAAAGAAAACAATTTATGAAAAATTTCAAGTGCAATTAGAAACAGAGGTAGAAATTGTTGGGAATCATTTATAA